Part of the Arachis hypogaea cultivar Tifrunner chromosome 6, arahy.Tifrunner.gnm2.J5K5, whole genome shotgun sequence genome, AGACATATAATGATTTGCCGCAATAGGTACTGAGTGTGCATATCACGATGCCAGGTAGTGTCGCAGTGTTGAAGACGAGTCCTGTGCGAGTTGGTGGGCAAGTGGATGAGACATCAGCTTATTTTCATCAGCTTTTTTGGACATCATACCGTGTATCGAGCCCTTCCATCATTGCAAGCCATTGGTTAGTGTCGACGAGACTCACTTGTACGGTAAATACGGGGAAACTGCTCATCACGATTGCTCAGGACGGCAACTCCAATATCATTCCTGTTGCATTCACACTTGTGAATGGAGAGAATACAGAGTCATGATCATTCTTTCTATCTCACATTCAACAGCATGTAATGCTTCAACCGAGTATTCTAGTCATATTGGATAGGCACAACGGGATAAAGGCTGCATTGGAGGTTCTTGATGGTAGTTGGCTTCCGCCTAATGCATACCGGACATTTTATATCTGTCACGTGGCTACGAATTTTTCCCTGAGTTTCAACGGCAAGGATGCACTAAGGTTTTTAGTGAGACTAAGGTCGAGTTTCACTACTGATTCGACATCCTCCGATCCAAAGATGCTGCAATGTGTGACTGGGCTAACCGGATCGACTATGCACAATAGACTCAGCATTAGGACAAATGTTGGAGATTCGGGCATATGACTATGAATATTTCAGTGTGTGTAAACTCGATACTAAAGGGTGTAAGGTATCTTCTAGTGTGTTCGTTGTGAAGTCCACTTATGGGAGATTGGCCGAGCTATTTGTTCACAAAGGAAGAGAAGGCTAAACTACTTCTCGCTAAATATAAAACTAATAACTTAAAAAATCTAACAAAACCTACAATCACTACTCTAACTAATATTTTTAGGTaccatttcaaattttcaaaatctaacCCACTAATAAATCACTACTTCTAACCACCGtttatattgaaaaataattttctaattcCTAACTAAGGTCTATAAACAACTACTAGAGGAAGCATGTTAACATTACTAGCATGACtaaattatattgaaaaaaaattcattcaCTAACTTATTCATGGACGGTATCGACAATATACGCAACTCCATCCAACCGATGGATatggtttggatcgtcctctatGTGTTCAGATTTGAATTTTGTTGGGTTTATTGCCAAAATTTTTGTTCAGGTTTGATTGTTGTGGGGTTAGGTGAAAGTGATTTGTAATTCGAACCAGTTCAATTCCAACTCTATATATAGACCTCATACAAGTAAATTGATTCCATTGATATTGATGTACCAATGATTTTCGATGGCTATAAATCGAAgccattaaatttaatttagtagGGATGATAAATCGACACCACTTGTTTCAATTTATCATGAGCACAATTcgaaaccataaatttttatttactatgtgcttttcaattcaacatataaCGCATGCTAAATCGAAGCTgtctaacttaatttttttttgaaattactaaatcgaatcaagttgattcgaattatattgaGAAACCCTAAATCGAATATAATAAATTCGATTTACatataaataagcaaaagaacTTCAcgtaatcttttttattttgagaCTTTCACATAATATTATAatgaatttagtttatgaacgtcgtattttatttttataaaattttaatcctaaatttaaattataaacctaaaCACTAAAGTTGACGAACTAAAATTCACTTATCCATACTTTCTCAAAAACGAAAATATTAATGTTTTAGCATAATTGTTCATATTCTTTTATAACATTCTAACTTTAATTTTACGCGAATAAGTATGAGACTTTTAAATATCTCTTTAAGATCCTAACATATAGAGCTCTATTATATAAAGCTTTAAACCTTGTAATGACATATAAAACTTATTTGGTAGGGTAAGAATTAGAATTCATTCAagagttgaaattttttttattttaaaataattaaaaataaatgatttaaacttttttaaaaattttagttctcattttttctttatttgtaaaTCAGATTAAAAGagatctaatttttaaatttattctcatactcttaaaatttaaattttattttattaatatattataatcattctaaattatgaaattaaattttaaataaaaataaatttttttctaaaaaaaataaaattcttttttcatggtaaataatttttaaacaagTTCATAAGTCTTCAATATTCTTAcccaaaataattagttaattaacacataattattattttgattaatccACGCAAATTAATAGATGTAGACtgttaaaaataacatatatgaaCTGAAAATAGATCTGTATGACATTttttatgaaatatatatatatgatgaagcatttaTTTAAACTGGCCAATTTGGGTTGTTTAAATTAACGTATAATTGGTATACAATAGTAATTTAAATAGAAAAGTATagatagacaatgaaaatattaaacaatgtgaataatagatatatcagatgtttattTCACTAGATGtacgaataattattttaatattaagatttagatgtGTAATTTAAAagtgtagtatatttttatttgattaatagttattcatgttgttcaagatGATCATTGTTTACTTAGCACTCTCCTAACAAGTCCCACTACAACTACTGCTACTAGTCATAGTCTCATAACGTTtactgaaaaaagaaaaaactaaaaataaaaaaaaaaaaaaattagagacttGAACGTGATTCTTTCATCGAAGCAGAGATTTCTACGCTACGGCCATGTGAGACATGTCTCGGTTCCtgagctttttttttttcgattcaCTCAGATTCtatcataatattattattaccaTAATGTTGTGCGTGTTCAAGAACCTTCCCTCTCTGCATCCACTCACTTCTTCCAAACTTTGTctctcatcaatcatcatcatcatctcataTACTATATACTATATGGTATATACTCGCTCATAATTTCACAATATTCAATCTATAATATTATTAATGATTGTATTTTTCTTTAGTAACTATGATCTGTAACTGTATGCATGATTTCAGACACATCTAAATCTACCTGTTTTAACTGTCCTTTCTGTCCTACACATGTATATGTGCATTGGtgcaactgtttttttttttaatatataaaaagtatATGTTAATTTGATAGAGGTGGCTAGATGATGTTACTCATATTTATTCTTCATCCATCTTGCATCAGAAATCCAGCACTTCTCTGCTGTTAAAAAAAATGTGCCAAGTGCCAACTAAGCTTAGTTTAAGTTTTTAACTCCCATCCGTTTTATTCAATGCCATATCATAATTAATGCTAAGTTTTTTGGTATGATGGACATAATAAGGTTTGTATGTGATTCATTTATGTTAGGATGTTGTTGTGCTTGAAGAAAGGAGGAGTgaagaataataatagtaatagtaataataatcataataatgggGTGCACTTACTCAGTGTATAGAAAGAAGAAATCAAGGTTCCCTGAAGTTGTGATCTTGGCTCCATCAACAAGAATTCCAGTTCAATGTGATCTTCAAAGGGAACTCAAAGGAGTAGTCCCTAAGGATCTTGCTCATAAATTGTCCTCGCTGAGAAATCAGATAGCATTGGTTGCTGAAGATACTGGTGCGTATAAATTTTTGATGTCACCGTTGTTGTCATGATTTGGTGGCTAATTTTTTGTGTatagcatttttttcttttttttattaatgtacCCGGAGACATTTTCCTTAGAGGAATTAAAGAACAAATCTAAGAGGGTATGtaattcacaaaatatttttatgttccATAATGAGTCTACCTTTTTCAACCATTAACATGTACAAATTTCTTTAGGAATGAATGGTAATGTAAAACTTATTCCAGATTGAAGGTTGGGTATGAATTGATGCAGGTGGATCAGCCATTGCTGAATTGAAGAGAGCTTTGAACGAATACTTGTCTCTTCTGATTGGTCTTACCAAGAAAGGTTTCACAAATTAACATTTACAATGTTTCCTTCTATGTTCTTCTCACTATCTCTAAAGTGTTATTAACTTTCTTGTGTTATAGAGCATGGCCTTGAGGGACTAATTGAATTCAAGTGGAAAAATCTTGAAGATTTTCGGCAAGTATGAACACATCATCTACCTCATTCtaaatgattattaatatttaatttttttttccaccCTTGCTTTCTTGAACATGGTAGTGTCGAATTTTGCAGGATAGCAGTATAGCAAATGTCTGGTTTGAGATTCTATCTGCTGTTCATCTTTTGGCTATGCTGACGCTATCCGAAGCCGATTCACTGATGATTCCGAAAGACAATTCAGGCTCTGGATTCAGGGTTGTATGTTCAGGTTCTGTGTCAACACATTAATTAAGCTGCTAGCATACATACAAGATCAAAATCGAATCATAATCGAGTAATGAGTTCAATTAGTGAAACTTTCACTTTTGTGATCTTAGATAGCAAGAGAGAAGCAGTTGACTTGTTACTCAAGGCATCCGGATACCTCGAGTTCTGTGTCCGGAATATTCTTACCTGGATACCAGCCGAAATCAAGTATGTCAGCATACTAGTAAACCATCATTTTTGAGAAAGATTAGTTTGAAGACAAACTAATCCCTCAAATATTGAGAATTATCTATGAATTTGTCAAACAGAATCAACCTTTCAGATATAACAGGATAATTATCAATTTTTGAGGGACcattttgaaaagatagtattTCGTGTGTTGAAAATGGGGTTACTGAACCAGTTGTAGACCAATATTGATGAAGACACTTCAGAAATTGACTTGAAACAAAATACAGGAAAGTTTTGCCCCAGGACTTGAAGGATGGTGTATTGGAGGCTATAGCTATTCAAGCATTAGGCCAGGTAATTTGTTGTCGAAAATGTTCCTCACAATTGATTTACATAGTTTAGATCTTGCAGTCGGATTGACAGAATTTTAGTAAGTTTGGAGTGGTTGGAGATGTTTCTATGAGTACAAAATCAGGAATAGGAAGGAGGAGCGCAAAAAGTGGTTGATGAGCTTTTCTACGATTATTTCTTTtactatttttgttctttttttactttttctgtttgcttgttgttgttcttgctcTACTtattgtgttgaactcttttgttaaaaaaaaacttGGTGTGAATTTCAGGGAACTGAAATTCAGCTTGGTCTTGCGGTGGAATCTCAGAAGGCAACTTTGTCTGTGAAGAGGAGGTTGGCATGTGAACAATTGCTCTACTTTAGTCaggtatatttatttattttgcgtCCTAAACTTGTTTAAGAGATTATTTGGCAGAAACTTATCAACAAAGTTTACATTGTTGAGCAGGCTTATCATTGCTTGACAGGATGTGAACTCAACCAAGGCCATGGAAAGAAGCATCTCAAGTTCATTAAATGGAAATTCCTTGAATCCAAGGTTAGTATTTTAAAGTACCTTGAGGACATCTTTCTCATTCTAGAAAGATCATAACAGAAACAACATGAGCTTCTGTCTTCAATCCTCTCTCTGAACTTGGTCTGGTCCTCCTAGACAAAAATATATCACATGCCTAGATTGAACTTTTTTTTCGGTGCCGCATGTGATCTTGATTATATTGTATCATGCATCATGTTCTTGACTTGAATTTACTTCAAGCCAAATTTTTGTCTTCTTGTCATATTTCTCAGTCAAACatcatattttttcaataaaagacTTTTTGCAACTGTATATTAAGGTGGTGTATTAACACTTAATACTACACCAAATAAATTCTGCACCACAGCTTTAAAGTATCACACTTCTTTTGATAACCAAGGTTAACTCTTAAACAACAaagaacaaattatttttttaatatgaaagatTAGATAACATTGCAACTACAGGAAATACTGAAAACTGAATCATAGGCTCCAGTACCACTTATTGGAAAAAATAAGGAAATTGCATAAATATTTTCCACCGAAAATTAACCATAACAACAGCATAACCGTGCGTAACTATTAATGGCACCAAGAGAATTAAAAGATAAGCTTGATTTGAGGCTCGGAAAAGAAAAATGTAATCTTAATCCAAGGTTTGTAGTAACTATCCTAACCAATTTTAGAAATGTTATCAGGCCGCAGCATATTACTACCATGGTCTGATCCTTGACAAGGGTAACGAAGGCAGCAACAACCTCAGCGCCGTTTCTTGTTTTCTTGCGGCACAACAACTTCTGGCGGAAAG contains:
- the LOC112698251 gene encoding uncharacterized protein — its product is MGCTYSVYRKKKSRFPEVVILAPSTRIPVQCDLQRELKGVVPKDLAHKLSSLRNQIALVAEDTGGSAIAELKRALNEYLSLLIGLTKKEHGLEGLIEFKWKNLEDFRQDSSIANVWFEILSAVHLLAMLTLSEADSLMIPKDNSGSGFRVVCSDSKREAVDLLLKASGYLEFCVRNILTWIPAEIKKVLPQDLKDGVLEAIAIQALGQGTEIQLGLAVESQKATLSVKRRLACEQLLYFSQAYHCLTGCELNQGHGKKHLKFIKWKFLESKAAAYYYHGLILDKGNEGSNNLSAVSCFLAAQQLLAESKKACLTFCLAAPVTRAPPLWGVMKHLHQKIPDVASRKSQMYGFLLDQEKGVQALPELPEFQLSLRPDDYELPQIDPSWDNTNWGTLGQPLKEHLRDSDDEKENSSTHSFHIGPA